DNA sequence from the Coffea eugenioides isolate CCC68of chromosome 9, Ceug_1.0, whole genome shotgun sequence genome:
TGTGCAGCTTGGGATGGGAAGTGCTGTGGAAACCCTTTGTGGGCAAGCATATGGGGCACACAAGTACGACATGTTAGGTGTATATATGCAAAGATCAACAGTTCTTCTCATGGCAACAGGAATACCCCTAATGATGGTTTACATATTCTGCAAGCCACTTCTTCTTCTACTTGGTGAATCAGAGGAGGTGTCATCGGCAGCTGCCTTGTTCGTTTATGGACTAATCCCGCAGATATTTGCATACGCAGCCAATTTTCCCATACAGAAATTCTTGCAAGCTCAGAGTATCATTTTTCCAAGCGCATATATTGCAGCCGGGGCATTAGTCCTGCACGTTTTTTTGACTTGGATTGTGGTGTATGTACTGGATTGGGGATTATTAGGGGCATCGCTAACCTTGAGTTTTTCGTGGTGGGTAATAGTGGTGGCTCAATTTGTGTATATATTGGTGAGTAAGAAATGCAAGAAAACTTGGAATGGGTTCAGTTGGATGGCATTTTCCGGACAATGGAACTTCTTGAAATTGTCTGCTTCATCCGCTGTCATGCTTTGCCTGGAGACATGGTACTTTGAAATATTGGTTCTGATTGCCGGTTTGCTTCCAAATCCTGCTATTGCATTGGACTCTTTGGCTATATGGTAAGATACAGagtgtttttcttctttttgcaaCAAATTGTGATTAACGTGTAAGCCATGTTTTCTGcccctttatttttttttaactcttttCATTCTCAATTTGTTTGGATTTGTTTGATAACCTAGTTCAGCAGGATAATAGGGTCTTAATATATTTAGAccatttgataataaaaaattaattatttgaattaattaagtgacactgaattttctaaataaaattTGCTTCATAATTAACTGAATATGATACGTacttaaatgtattatatttaatacttaacaattcaataaattaatagattcagatttcaaacttcaattttattATTAGATGCATCATTAGACAAAAAATACTACCATCCACCTTTTCCCActcttctttcttgtttttttggTGGCGTGGGGTGGGGGAAGGAAATAGGGGTCACTAGTCACTACTCAGGATTCCTTACTAGGGCCGGATTGGATGGACGCATATTTTTGGCAAAGATTATTGAACTAGAAATTGGTCTGATGTGTATAAATGGTGCAATCAGTTTGTCTTTTTGCCATTTATGCATGTGACACCACAGAACTAGACAAGATGATTCAGTGCTCAGTGGTCATATTCTTGGAAATGGcaaatcaaatgggcccaaccAAGGTAAAGTAATGGTGATGGGTGAAAGGGTACTTCTTAAAttatttttcctccaaattttcaggcaagaaaatgaaatgcaattaatTGCTTGAATGCATTGGCCCAAGGTTTGGATcagaataataataatgtgaACTCATAGTTGCTTGATTTTGAACTTTTCTTGGCCACGAAACTATATgaaattggaaattttccttttggTGAGCAAAATTTCTGTACTCTCCGCTTTTGTCATGTTTCCACAGTATGGCTAGAAAGCATTTGTCAAATGTTTTCCACCACACCCTAACATAGCAGAGAAATAAGTAATGGAATGGTATGTCTCTGTGGTGCAGTCAGACGATCCAAGGATGGGTTTTTATGGTCGCAGTGGGCTTCAATGCTGCAGCAAGGTTAGTAGTTCTCTTAATCAGTTTTCGTGATGTTCTCTGTCGATTACTTTTGTATTCTGGTTATAGATATttttaatcattaaaaaaatctaaaatctaaaattaTCTAAAGAGTAGCTTTTATTGATTCTAATCACTCTCAGTTTCTATAATCAAAATTTGTAAAATCAAGAGCAATCGAGAACAAGGGCTTATCCTTTAATAATTTATCGGCTTTCATTGCTGATGAATTCGAGGCATGAAAGAAAACTTGATTGTGACCTCCGCCCAAAGATTAGAAAACCTTTTGATGTATTGAGACAGATATTTATATATGTAGGGCTAGCTTGGTCCACAAATTTGTTTGTGAATCATGTGATGTCAATCATTGGTGCTCATTTTTTCCTACATCATCACTATGTAGCCAAACACATACAGCGTACGTACGGTACACAAATAGTTCCATGAACCAAGCCTAAAAAAGTACTACTACTTTGTATTAATAGTTGTCTTAATTTGTTTTCTATTGTTCTTTTGAACCACTTTATTGACTGATTTTTTAAAGCATTTTTCTAACGAGTACCTAATAAACACTTATTAAAACACTTAAATCACATCTAACCTAATACATAAAGAGTAAATACTTAGGTTATAGAAGATTATGGTCGAGGTGCATTTTTAAGTTCTAATATATCTTAAAAAACgcattttaatttttcaatttacaAAGAGACCCTTCCCCTCCTCCTCGACACTGTAATCTGGCAGCGTATATAACATatgcattttcaaaatattaacaCATGCACCATATTTTAACGAGTGGACACCCGTTAGACAGACTCAATTAATCCCGTCAACCAACGTAATGTTCTTAATGGAACAGTGTGAGGATTAGTAACGAGCTGGGGGCTGGACATCCCAAATCGGCAGCATTTGCGGTGGTGGTGGTGACCGGAAGCTCGCTTATCATCGCAGTGATCTGCGCCATCGCTGTGCTTCTTTTGCGGCATGTCATGAGTTATGCTTTCACTGAAGGTGAAGTTGTCGCCAATGCCGTCTCAGATCTTACCCCGCTTCTTGCAGTCTCTATTTTGCTTAATGGGATTCAACCAGTTCTGTCTGGTAAgcatatgtatatatgttttaACCAAGTTAATACAAATTTTCTCCAGACTGGATGCAAGTTTGTGGCAGACAAAAGATTTTCTCTAGACTATACGGAAGGAATAGTTACCTTATTGTCTTTTTCCTAAAAAGATTTTGGTGTTGAATTGTTCTTCACGTACGAGTAGGTGTTGCTGTTGGGTGTGGATGGCAAAAATTTGTTGCTTATGTGAATGTTGGGTGTTACTACGTGGTGGGCGTTCCATTGGGTGCACTTCTTGGATTCAAATTCAATCTTGGTGCTCAGGTACGTATAGCTAGCcatcaaattttcttttcttttctttttttttgggggtctTTTCAAGTTAGAAGAAGGATGAAGTCAAAACTACTACAAGAATACTATTGGGGTGTGACTTTTGTTCGGGTTTAATTGCAGGGAATATGGTTAGGAATGGTTGGAGGCGTGACCATGCAAACTTTGATCTTAGTTTGGGTCACTTTTCGAACCAACTGGAACGATGAGGTACTTATTACTTAAACCTCCCTATTTAAGTTGAGACTCAAAAAACAATTAAAGATTTTGGATTCAAATCTTTCTAGCatcttatttttttaaaatctcactCCTCCCctgcttcaaaaaaaaaaaccttcttGATTAAGACCATCAAACTTTCTTGCACCATATCGAAAGTCAGAGTCAAGCTTTTCGGGTTCTGTAAGTTGATACGAAAATGCTTCTAACCTATGTATAAATGCTACCCCAGGAATGTCTAATTTTCGCAATTCTTCAGGTGGAGAAAGCAAGGACTAGGCTGGACACTTGGGATGACAAAAAAGAGCAACCTCTGCTAGAATAGTTGACATGCTTCTCTTGGATCAATATAGCAAGCTCAATGACTCCATTACATGCACTAAGATTAccttttcctttttgctttTGCAACTATTGAGATTGTGGGACTCATATTCTCATTCCAAGGCTGATGGCATGGCCACATATTTTTTTATGATATCATTGACCAATGAGAAGGGTGTTTTCCTGCATGCCTTGATTTGCTCCCTTCACTCCCTTGATTTGCCTCCACATTGTTGGGATGGTATATATATGACATTTTGCCAGCATCAGTTTGTCTTCCTTCTTGCATACTATTGCTTTAGAAAGATTACGTAGGACCAATCAAGTTCAGGTTATCATGGTTAATCGTGAAATTTTACAACCAGATTATTTGCATGTCGTTCATGTCAGTGAATAGACGAATGCTTAGTCTTAGATTGATGGTAAAAaattatcattatcattactatataaaaagtatGAATGTTGGTATTAGGGAGTGCAAGTGTaagcacttttttatcttagtttttgttattcCTATATTACCCTCATGTctttttaattagaattattgcattttaagtggcactaattaaaagaaataaaacacttcaattgattacattttaatgatattggtaattataattaaaaattacTCATTAAAACTATTTACCTACCCTTGGACCCCATCTCCTATTATTATAACGTATCCAAATTTCTTAATTGAAGCatgaaaaatttctcattagtcattagttgagattgttaaaaaaaatcaatttcaaaaaatagataTTCTCTAGAAAATGGAGAAACATACAATGACAAGAAAAACCCTTATTCATCTATATATCTTCACACAAATATCACGAGTAAATTTTACAATTATGCACTTTTACCAATATGAAGAATTTTTCATGTTGCACCCaataaaatttcaatatacaaaaaattatGACAcctttataactaaaatagcagtattaaactaaaaaaaaaataaatcaaaaatagcACCATACAAACCACTATTATCAGTAATAGCAACcgatcaaaacaagaaaaactaaaataaaattgaaaactatttataaaatgacataaaataaatagcaaatgaattaAAAAGTTAGAATACAATTCAAATAATACCAAAGACAACATCCAAATCACTGATATCCAAGGGAAGACAAACATTGTTATTGACAATAATATAGTAATACTTCATTTGTATTAGTTTGAACATACCAAATCCATCCATCAAGTCAAAAATCATCTCCAATGATAAAATAAGAATTATAATAAGagtaaatataaaatgaagaatgataaaatgaaaatgatatccAAATTGTTTTTGGTGATATCCAAAGTACCCTTATTTTTCTAATGATTATATACATTTATTgtattgcaatattagtgaataATGGAAGGGGTTATGAAATGAAAAACTTTAATATTAAGTAAATTTCATTTATGGTGACAATTGTAATTAAACAGATTTAATGCATTccaaaaattgataataatgataGCAGTTATGGATTCAAAGTTGGCAATTAAAAACTAAAACACTgcaatatacaaaaaattaatattaaaattattaattagccacaattctcattccaatttcatgatcataaaaaaaactaatattaAAACCAAAAATATTGTGCTCATATGAAAAAAGTAGACTTGTTGCTCTTGCTTCGCATTGGATTGTGCTAaaaacataaataaaagaaaaggaaaatagaaaaactcCAACTATCTCTatctataaaatttcaattcTTAGAATGTAtaagccaaaaaaaatttaCGTGATAGATCATTTATACTccattattgacaaaaatagaatTAACGTAATACAAAGAATTCAAATTAcatttatgtttatttttctaacTTAATTATATTCTTCGTTTATAAAAAATTGTGATGATTGTGGTTTATATGCAATAGAGTCATGAATATACAATAATTTTGGTAAAACATGATATTATCAATATTTGATATGTTAGAGTTCAAGCTATAAATTAAAAAGTGTTTGGTtcatgatttcaaattcaatcttAAGGGATATGTCAACTATATTGAAATGTTTTCTGCCTCTTTTCGTTTAATAAAATATGAATGTTGGTATTAGGGAGTGCAAGTGTAAGCAAttttttatcttagtttttgttattcctaaattaccctcatgtcttttaattagaattattgcattttaagtggcactaattaaaagaaataaaacactccaattgattacattttaatggtattggtaattataattaaaaattacTCATTAAAAACTATTTACGTACCCTTGGACTCCATCTCATATTATTATAACgtatcaaaatttcttaattgaagcatgaaaaatttctcattagtcattagttgagattgttaaaaaaaaatcaatttcaaaaaatagataTTCTCTAGAAAATGGAGAAACATACAATGACAAGAAAAACCCTTATTCATCTATATATCTTCACACAAATATCACGAGTAAATTTTACAATTATGCACTTTTACCAATATGAAGAATTTCTCATGTTGCACCCaataaaatttcaatatacaaaaaattatGACAcctttataactaaaatagcagtattaaactaaaaaaaaaaataaatcaaaaatagcACCATACAAACCACTATTATCAGTAATAGCAACcgatcaaaacaagaaaaactaaaataagattgaaaactatttataaaatgacataaaataaatagcaaatgaattaAAAAGTTAGAATACAATTCAAATAATACCAAAGACAACATCCAAATCACTGATATCCAAGGGAAGACAAACATTGTTATTGACAATAATATAGTAAtacttcatttgtattggtttgAACAAACCAAATCCATCCATCAAGTCAAAAACCATCTCCAATGATAAAATAAGAATTATAATAAGagtaaatataaaatgaagaatgataaaatgaaaatgatatccAAATTGTTTTTGGTGATATCCAAAATATCCTTATTTTTCTAATGATTATATACATTTATTgtattgcaatattagtgaataATGGAAGGGGTTATGAAAtgaaaaactttaaaattaagtaaatttcATTTATGGTGACAATTGTAATTAAACAGATTTAATGCATTccaaaaattgataataatgataGCAGTTATGGATTCAAAGTTGGCAATTAAAAACTAAAACACTgcaatatacaaaaaattaacattaaaattattaattagccacaattctcattccaatttcatgatcataaaaaaaaactaatattaAAACCAAAAATATTGTGCTCATATGAAAAAAGTAGACTTGTTGCTCTTGCTTCGCATTGGATTGTGCTAAAAacatgaataaaagaaaagaaaatagaaaaactccAACTATCTCTatctataaaatttcaattgTTAGAATGTACAagccaaaaaaattttaagtgatggatcatttatactccattattgacaaaaatagaattaacataatacaaagaattcaaattacatttatgtttatttttctaacTTAATTATATTCTTCGTTTATAAAAAATTGTGATGATTGTGGTTTATATGCAATAGAGTCATGAATATACAATAATTTTGGTAAAACATGATATTATCAATATTTGATATGTTAGAGTTCAAGCTATAAATCAAAGAGTGTTTGGTtcatgatttcaaattcaatcttAAGGGATATGTCAACTATATTGAAATGTTTTCTGTATCTtttcatttaataaaatttttaaaagtaactagcttaaaaaaataaataacataaaaatactatattatgatgttgatgatcaaaatttcctaaaaaattttaatatctgaaaaataatatattttaagatATTACAATCACGTGCAAAGCACGTGAACTATTACTAGTAGAGTTTAAATGTACGAAGAAAATATTCACTTTTATAGTTGGAACTGAAAAAAAACGTATTGAAGTAAATTAACATCACTACTTGACCACATCATACTATGTTAGAGTAAGAGGGATagaatataaatttataaattgaGTTGGTAAAAACATTAATCAAGATGAACAGGTTTCAAATACCCTATTCTCATATGTATATTCACAATAAGTTAGCATTATCATAGAACTAGAAGGAACGGTAAGGTTGATTATTTGGCATGAAAAATATTTCgaaattgaagaaatttacgTCAGGCGAAGAGTGTATCATCGCACCTGATTCCCTGGAACCTATACTGATGAATCGTGGAAGTAGTGTGGAGTGCGAACCCACTATGTTATGGCCTTGTTTTTGTCTGCTTTAGATTTTGCTAAATTTCATTATAGAAAATGATGAATAAAGCTACTCATTGAATGATTACAGATTTTTacttttttggttatttaaaaTTCTATACTTGGAATACAAAAACGATCGAGAACATCACAAAAACTGattatcaaaatcaaaattgatAATCAGTTAAAATAATCAATGAAATCTTGGTGCAATCTAAATTCTGAAATATTATACAATATTACAACTGAATGTATAACAattaatttgaaatttaaattttaaacacATGTTGTACAATTAATcgtaatagtgtatacactatcagtatatTTAAAATTACTTGAAAAAACTTACATTGAAAATGTATAGCTGTGGTCATAATCTCCCAGATGACCTACATTAATACATTTACCTTCCTTACTAGAAACGTACGTTCACCAGAGTAGCGTCAGttttttcatttcttgtttGTGTAGACATcgaaattttatcatttatttttatttcattttattactattttttgctcattttttgtttatttttatttaatttagttATATTcgttttattttagtttatttcatgtttatttattacttttcctaaaaaaaaaaaagaaaatcacttcaaatatttttttttagaaaaatgggaaaagaaaaggaaagaaaagaaagacaggaagaaaatcagaaaaatcaaaatcaataaaaaaaattgaggagCCCACGCGCGCGCTGTTTTCTACCTTCTTCGTACGCAACCAGAAGCCATGAACAAGGCATGGTACAAAATTGCAGCAACCATTCTCCACTCATTccacttgtttttgtttttttctttcttttgccacctcacccccccccctccccccccttgatctctatcaaaatttttcaagaatAGAAGCTATCTAATGGCTGCAAAGAGGTCaacaaaatctgatttttcatcCACCGTTGAAACAAGGGTTGAAACAAGGGAGGTTTTGTTCCATATAAAAGGGATAAAAACGCAGCACTAGGTAAAAGACAAAAGACGGGAGGCGGCGGATCAtcagagaagaaaaaaatgggGAGAAACGAAAGAAAAGtcagagaaaaaagaagaaatgttataaaattgagaaaaataagaagtaatGTTATAGGACTAAAGACAATAAATGGAAGGaatggagaatttttagaatattacgGAGGGAGAATGAATTCAAGATTCCAGGGATTCAAGTCATCATCCTTATGATATAATGCCCATCTATATATAGGAGAAATGAAcgcgtttttcttttctggatGGTTCAAGCAAATAGGAGTGAAAGAAAGTTGCTTATTTGCATGGTCAAGTATAGCTGCTGCCGTGAAACTTTGAATAAAACTTGGACATCCATGATGTCATCCCTGAAGTCATTTGTTGCAAGGCATCAGCGATGACATTTGTTGCATGACACTCCCCCTTGGATGTCAAGTGTACACGAAGAATAtgcctcgttaaaaccttactaAGGAAAAACCCAGTGGGATAAAAACCtcagtgaaggaaaaagagtacattATTCTTGTGTATTAATTTCTCCCCCTGATTTGGACATTTACTTGAGGTCAGCCAATCGACGCATTCCAATCTTTCTTGTCAACTTCTCAAATGTTGAAGTAGGTAATGCCTTGGTAAATAAATCTGCTAGATTATCATCTGATCGGATCTGTTGCACATCAATTTCACCATTCTTCTGTAACTCGTGAGTAaagaagaattttggtgaaatatgtTTCGTCCTATCTCCTTTGATATATCCGCCTTTTATTTGTGCTATACATGCAGCATTGTCTTCATATAATATTGTCGGAGGGTTTTTGTTCTCAGGTAATAACTCACAATTCTTTCGAATATAATGGGTCATTGATCTTAGCCATACGCATTCTCGACTTGCCTCATGAATTGCCAGTACTTCAGCATGATTTGAAGAAGTAGCAGTTATTGATTGCTTTGTAGATCTCCATGAGATGGCTGTGTCACCGCATGTGAATAGATAACCTGTCTGTGATCTTGCTTTATGTGGATCAGATAAATACCCAGCATCAGCATAACCAAGCAATTCAGATCGAGATGTCTTTGAATAAAATAGACCAAGATCAACTGTTCCTTGGAGATAGCGAAGAATATGTTTAATCCCATTCCAATGTCGTCTTGTAGGAGATGAGCTGAATCTTGCTAATAGATTGACAGCAAATGAAATATCTGGCcttgtacaattagcaagatacATTAGTGCACCAATAGCACTAAGATATGGTACTTCAGAACCAAGtatttcttcatcttcatcttttGGTCTAAAGGGATCCTTGACAGGATCAAGTGACCGAACGACCATTGGAGTACTTAATGGATGTGCTTTATCCATATAAAATCGCTTCAATACCTTTTGGGTATAAGTAGTTTGATGAATAAAAATTCCATCTTCCAGATGTTCAATTTGTAGACCAAGGCAGAATTtggtttttccaaaatctttgacCTCAAATTCTTTCTTCAGATATTCTACTGCCTTTTGGAGCTCTTTAGGAGTTCCAATAAGATTAAGGTCATCAACATAGACAGCAATAATTACAAAATTGGACCCATCTTTCTTTATAAAAACACATGGACATATTGGGTCATTGATATAACCTTCCTTGTGTAAACATTCACTAAGGcggttataccacatacgtccaGATTGTTTGAGTCCATATAAAGATCTTTGTAATTTGATGGAATAAGTTTCTCTGGACTTGAATTTACATGCTTCAGGCATGTTAAATCCTTCAGGAATTTTCATATAGATATCATTTTCCAATGTTCCATATAGATAAGCTGTGACTACGTCCATTAGACGCATATCAAGTTTTTCATGTACTGCCAGACTTACAAGATATCTAAAAGTAATTCCGTCCATTACTGGAGAGTATgtttcatcataatcaagtcCAGGTCTTTGTAAAAATCCTTGGGCTACAAGTCGCGCTTTATATCGCACGATTTCATTCTTTTCATCCCTTTTTCTGACaaatacccatttatatccCACTGGCTTAACACCTTCAGGTGTTTGGACTACAGatccaaaaacttttcttttagccAGTGAATCCAATTCACATTGGATCGCATCTTTCCATTTCGGCCAATCATGTCTACGCTGACATTCATCAATCGATCTAGGTTCATGATCCTCATTTTCGTTCATAACATCAAGTGCTACATTATATGCGAAAGCATTATTTATAATTACCTCTTTCCGGTTCCAATTCTTATTTGTAATGACAAAATTTACTGAATTTTCAATAATTTCAGTTTGTTCTTTTGGAATCGGCTCTTTCGGAGCGATTTTTTCAACTTCTTCAGgaggttgaattttgtcacTAACAATATTTTGACTTTCattatttaattcttttttctttcgagGATTTTTATCTTTGGAACCAAGAGGTCTCCCACGCTTCAGGCGTGCTTTAGATTCATTAGCACTTGCAATTTGCCCGTCTGGGATATCAATTTTCACCGGAACATTTTCTGCAGGAATATGCGATTTAATAACTCTTTTGGAGTCATTAAATGCATCTGGTAATTGATTTGCAATTTGTTGCAAATGTATAATTCTTTGAACTTCTAATTCACAATCTTTTGTACGAGGATCAAGAAAATCTAAGGAAATTTTCCAAGtgatttcttttcttggttGATCATTTCCTCTCCCTAATGCAGGGAAATTTGATTCATCAAAATGACAATCTGCGAATCTCGCAGTAAATAAATCACCTGTCAAGGGTTCGATATATTTAATAATGGAAGGTGATTCATACCCGACATATATCCCCAATCTTCTTTGGGGGCCCATTTTA
Encoded proteins:
- the LOC113783470 gene encoding protein DETOXIFICATION 40-like, which translates into the protein MESTPENEFNQTLLEQKRSMLEEVSSELEDALSDTSLSRCQRLWLAVGIEIKTLFRLAAPACVVYLLNNVVSMSTQIFCGHLGNIQLAASSLGNTGIQLLAYGLMLGMGSAVETLCGQAYGAHKYDMLGVYMQRSTVLLMATGIPLMMVYIFCKPLLLLLGESEEVSSAAALFVYGLIPQIFAYAANFPIQKFLQAQSIIFPSAYIAAGALVLHVFLTWIVVYVLDWGLLGASLTLSFSWWVIVVAQFVYILVSKKCKKTWNGFSWMAFSGQWNFLKLSASSAVMLCLETWYFEILVLIAGLLPNPAIALDSLAICQTIQGWVFMVAVGFNAAASVRISNELGAGHPKSAAFAVVVVTGSSLIIAVICAIAVLLLRHVMSYAFTEGEVVANAVSDLTPLLAVSILLNGIQPVLSGVAVGCGWQKFVAYVNVGCYYVVGVPLGALLGFKFNLGAQGIWLGMVGGVTMQTLILVWVTFRTNWNDEVEKARTRLDTWDDKKEQPLLE